acagatgcagttagtaagtgatttaatcacagtaaaatcatgttaacacacatattgtttatgtcttgtgtgtatacttttgaaacagtgagtattttaatgtttacagattattgaccccattgacttccattgtaagtgtctcactggaacacacatttgtgcttttattaaagaaaaggaggaacaagtcgaaattaatttatgtgttaatcaacattatgacacaaatgctgctgattgagattaacttgtattgaacccagaatattcctttaaaccaaaacaaacaatttttttcacaaaaataaattgatgtttttttattttttttttatttgtctatttaaaaacatatggctgtcaataaaataaaataattgttgttaatatattgatgtccaatcagtctttagaaagcagaatgaaaccaTTGTAATATAAAATGatgtaaatgtgttatttttattgtgCTAAACCTAGTTAATTCATATctttaaggggtcatgacatgccttttttactATTGTAATATGTTTCTTGAGCTTCACTTataagtcatatatttgtaaaacatgatcatattccaccctcattctgactctTTGTCAGAAACACTCTgtagttttggtgctgcttctcctttaagacttgacagtacacacccactgttctgattggctctctgctcttgagtGACCTGTCATCTCACTGTTCACCGCTgctgggcggggctacagaagtgataaggtaaagtaggcgtggttgtgttgttgtggaggcggtcagatgcaaatgacatcacaatgtggaggaagttgagaatgagtcgttttggcagattggtttcaataaaagttgtttttgcagtgaggaggaagttttgagttctgaaacgtacagtatgttttcatagtacaatgaactcttacatgtcaaaagatcaaggaaaattgtattcctcatgtcatgacccctttaagtaacGTTAACTTTTACAGCCCTAAAAATACATATTGAGaactttttttctctcaaattgtCCATGGACCCCCTTCCACCCCGTTTGAAAACCCCTATTCAACACAACGGTGGAGCCTCACAGAAGTTATTTCGGTAACTGATCTGACAAATTCAGCAAGTATTTCAACCCAAATAACTCATAAGTGTTTTTGATTGATTCAttaaagaaccagttcaaaagagtcatttattcGTGAATCAGAGTGCACTGTTCGCACtggatgtttgtttttgtgttcgtCCAGTCTTTTGATGGATCCATGCGTGCCGGTTTGATGTTCGAATAAACTATAGACATGACGGCACGCCTCATCCAGTAAATGTTCTGCCCATGTGCAACTGATCGCTTTAACATTGTTTTATATTGATTACTTCAGCAAATCCCGAGCAGACAGAGGAAGACTCTCGAGGAAGCTCATGAACTAAGTGAAGATCATTATAAGAAGTATTTGGTCAAACTCCGATCCATCAACCCGCCCTGTGTGCCGTTCTTCGGTACGTCACAGTCACACAGTCCCTTTCTCACTCGATAAGATCACTTATATTATTCATGGCAGTTGTGATGCAATTGTGTATTTGATTTCAGGCATTTATTTAACAAATATTCTGAAAACGGAGGAGGGGAATCCGGACTTCTTAAAGAGACACGGCAAAGAGCTCATCAACTTCAGTAAACGACGGAAAGTGGCGGAAATCACGGGTGAAATCCAGCAGTATCAGAACCAGCCGTACTGCTTACGTGTGGAGAGCGACATACGGGTCAGAACACGCAACACACACCTGATGGGTTATAAAtgttacagctctcaaaagacagcaggaaaacaatgctaaatgcaaatccCAAAATGCAACTAACCGTATAATCCagtatagttaggatagcaaaataatatCTATTGATGTTTGATTTTCAGGACATTTTTTATAGATTTATGATAACATATGTAAACAATTCTGTGTTGCCACTTGATGTTCAGTGCAAAATCTGAATCCTGgagtaaaaccagttgagaagccCTGAACTCTATGTGAAAAAAGCAATATGAAATGCAGAcattctgcagaatacaaaagaACTGATATTGTTTTTGTTGTCGTTGCAGAAATACTTTGAGAATTTGAATCCAATGGATGACATGACAGAGAAAGAGTTTGCCGACTACCTGTTTAACAAATCTCTGGAGATTGAGCCGCGTAACGCTCGTACGCTGCCGCGATTTGTAAGTCTGACGTGCACACATGTACagttacacaacacacacacgacAAACCGTGTGCCCTGATATTCACCTCCTGATCTGACGCTCATGTATTAAAGTACTTACGAATCTAAACCAGAAAAGTGCAGATTTACAAACGCCTTTGCCTCTTGTGTAAGCAGGAGTTAACTTGTGTaacagtgaaaaaacaaaaacatcacgCACATGAAACTTAAAATATTGAACATGTTTTTGAAATATTGAATTTGgaatgcaaaatataaaaaacacaataatgCCTCAACTATGGATGTGTGAACATCACCTTGCAAATTAAGGGATGTTCAACTCAATTTGTCCACAATctgatttcaagcatttaagcactTTAGACCTGAAgtgtttaaaggaacagttcacccaaaaatgagaattctctcatcatttattcaccctcatgtcatcccagatgtgtatgactttctttcttctgcagaacacaaatgaagatatttagaagaatatttcagctctgtaggtccatacaatgcaagtgaatggtgactagaactttgaagctccaaaaagcacataaaggtagcacaaaattaatccatatgactccaatggtttaatccatgtcttcagaagtgatatgataggtgtgagtgagaaacagatcaatatttgtcatttttattctaaatcatcactttaactttcactttaagatgtgaaagtcaaactaaacaggcaccacatgtgatttttagatgtgaaaatggagattcatagtaaaaaatgacttaaatattgattaaatattgaaatattggtcaccattcacttgtattgtatggacctacagaactaaatattcttctaaaaatcttcatttgtgttcagcagaagaaagtcaaacacatctgggatggcatgagggtgagtaaatgatgagagaatgtttatttttgggtgaactatccctttaaggacaggGTCAACTCTATAATGAAGGCAGATTCTTACTGAAAAGTTTAAATGTggagttttgggtgaactattcctttgtgtTATTGTAAATCAGAGAGCTTATTTGTCGATGTGTGTTGGTTGATTTTCATCTCATCTCTCAGCCGAAGAAATACAACTGTCCTCTGAAGTCACCCGGTGTTCGTCCATCCACCGTGCGCCAGGGTACGATGCGCCACCCAACGCCACTGCAGAATGAGCCACGTAAGATCAGTTACAGCCGGATCCcagacagtgagacagagagCAGTGCTGCATCTGCGCCGAACTCCCCCCGCACACCGCTCACACCACCTCCTGCGTCTGCCGCATCCAGCTCCACTGAGATCTGCAGCGTGTTCGACTCACCACAGGGACCATCAAGCCCCTTTCACTCCAGTATGTGTCATCACAAACACTAAAACACAAAGATGCATACTACACACacgcacgaacacacacacacaacaagcatactaaacacataaacacacaagcaAGCATACAAcacgcataaacacacacatacaacacacaaacaagcatACTAAACACACAAAGAAGCATActacatgcacaaatacacatacaaCAACCACAGATAAGCATACAACacgcataaacacacaaacaagcatACTAAACACACAAGCAAGCATACAACAggtataaacacacaaacaagcatACAACacgcattaacacacacacaaacagcacacaAAAACAAGCATactacacacacagtcatactATACTCAAGAACTAGCATACTGCGCACACAAACAAGCATACTACATTCAAAAACAAGTCACTCACAAATTAGCAtgcaacacacatacaaacatactaTGCACAAACTAGCCTACaacacacaagcatgcattcaaCACACACAGTCATACTACACTCACAAACTAGCATACTACATTCACAAACCAGCATACTACACTCACAAACAAGCATGCAACATACACAAACAAGCATACTACGCACAAACTAGCAGACACCACCAAGCAGGCATACAGCACATACAAACAAGCATACTATAAACACAAACAAGCATACTACGCAGACAAACAAGCATGCCATGATCACAAACACGCATACTATGCACCCAAACAAGCATGCTATGAACACAAACAAGCATGctatgaacacaaacaaacatgctaTAAACACAAACAAGCATACTACGCACACAAACTAGTATACTACACAAACAAGAATACTACACACTGTCAGACTACAGTCACAAACTAGCATACTATGCACACAAACAAGCATACTACACTCACAAACAAGCATGCAACATACACAAACAAGCATACTACGCACAAACTAGCATACACCACCAAGCAGGCATACAGCACATATAAACAAGCATACTACGCAGACAAACAAGCATACTACGCAGACAAACAAGCATGCCATGATCACAAACACGCATACTATGCACCCAAACAAGCATGCTATGAACACAAACAAGCATACTACGCACGCAAACTAGTATACTACACAAACAAGAATACTACACACTGTCAGACTACAGTCACAAACTAGCATACTAGACACACAAACAAGCATACTACACTCAAAAGCTATCATACTACACCAGTTTGTGTAGTTGACATTAAAAGTTTGGGAAGTGTCCTGCAGGAATAGATTTTATATAACTACACCAAAGTCAAACTTAGAATCTGCTTTGAGTTTTTGGAAAGTGTGTCCAGATTTTCCAATAATTGTCATTGATCTGTATATTATAACTAACCTAAACTAACTGACATTAACCAGTACTAATCCTGCTCAGATCACGAATGTGTCAGTTTATGTTCGTATCCATGACGATATGACAGAATAAACTGACTGTAGATCAGCTGTTCTGATGGTGTGACAGTAAACAAGTGTCACacatccgtctctctctctctctgattctgaCAGACAGCGACACAATATTTGCCCCGGTCACGCTACCACATGGCCCACGTTAGTatataaactctctctctctctctctctctctctgtgtctgtctgtctctgtcactGACGTTATACTCATATTCTCTCATGTTTTGTGATATTAATTGAGTTATGTAGACATTTAGAATCagtgtgtttttatttcactGTCACAGATGTAAAAAAGAGTccgttcatttttgggtgaactatccctctaaaacGATCTGTTTGAGTGACGTACGCTGTGCTGTTGATATCTGTGCATTACTGCTGCATGTGCAGCTCAGTGTTCATCATGTGATGTGCTTCCCAGCATCCTCTGCTTCATTCATCCTGTCATATCTCACATTAAGTCATCACAGGTCATGGGGGTCATCACTGAGGGTCAagggtcagtgtgtgtgtgaaattggTGTGTTTTCTGTGTGTTTCAGGATCATCTTCCGTGTCGTCTATGGTGGGATTCCTGCGGTGTGATGATACTcctgtacctccacccgtcccTCCTCGCCGCCGCCCAGAGTCTGCCCCCGCTGAGTCATCGCCCTCAAAGgtgctgtattattattattattattattattattattattttgaattactTGTGTTTTATTGACCGTTTTAAAATAAAAGGTAAAACCTCAAAATATTAGTCAGTTTCATGCAATAGATTTCTTGAATAATTTCTAATATACAGAGGGATCTGGCAATAAGAAATATCTGTAAGACCGCATGAAATAGTTTGATTGGCACAGTATGTCTCACGCAGGGAAGCCATGTTTTCTAGAAGCATGTTAAGTTAAAAGAACTTGAACTTTTAAAGCCTGTCTAGAGACACCTGTATCTATTGTTGTCAACTGTTGGTTGCTCTGCGTcttgctttttttatgttttaaacccAAGAACATTTTGGGTCTGAATGTAAGAAAGCCCGTTTATGCCacgtcaaataaaacaaaaatccagCACATAAGTTATTATTTTGAGTTAtcacattattttgaaatatctaatTATTTACAGATGCAAATGATTGAGTTAGTGTCTAGAGATAGTACCTCTTTTTTTTAGAACTACCCATGGATACTAACTCAATCATTTGAgatattatgtcattattttgaaattgtatCATGGAATAatgagatattaaaataataggaTACTGAAATACTAACTAAAAAATgagaatatttcaaaataatgaaatactaattaaaaaaatgagataaatctcaaaataatgacttgtgtgccttttttttttgacGTGGCGGAGTCGAGCTTCCATATGAAGTCTTTTGTcaattttatttgtgtattttgaaTGTTTGTATTTGTCTTTTAGATGATGTCAAAGCATTTGGACAGTCCGCCTGCGATTCCTCCACGCCAACCCACCACGAAGGTTTACTCGCCACGTTACTCGCTCACAGAGCCACCCGACAGCCCCCCCACCCTGCCTCCACGGGAACCGGTGAGAACGCCGGATGTCTTCTTGAGCTCCCCCCTTCACCTGCAGCCGCCCCCGCAGGGCCGACGCTCCGAACTGAGTCAGACCTTCTTCCCCCCCTCACCCTTCAGTCCACTCCCCCCACAAACCCCGTCACCGCTGGGACCGCGCAGACACCTGCCCTCCCCCCCGCTGCAGCCCCTGGACTGTGACCCGCCACAGGGGGTCGCCGGACCGCCTGTACCACCACGACAGAGCACGTCCCAGTCGCCCATCCCCAAACTCCCACCCAAGACCTACAAAAGGGAGTCGGCTCACCCGTTCGTGCATCGCGACGGCCCGCCCCTCCTGGAGAACGCAAACCCTTCATAGAGGACGACACACAACggactgcagcagaacaatgCAGAACGCTCAAAGATAATTTAAAAGCCAGTGTTGGAACTTACCAGacaaaaacgaaacaaaacaaacTTATAGCGTCATTCCCAGACGATTGTGTTTTCATAAAGTGCAAATCACGATGAGATTTCCTGACCCTGTTCGGGGAAttctgtgtattttttattttttttgtctttcgtgtggctgttgtttgttttgtcttcGTTTCGTGTTTGTTTCAGTTCATTTCAatggttttgtttctgtttgggcTTCTTTTCGTCCAAGTGTTTGGCTGCTTTCCCCCCTGCACACAGCCAAACGCTAGACAAATGAATTGAGAAACAAACACAGAAACCTGCTGGATAACGGACGACTGTACAGTTTCTGATGTTCTTGACTCAAGGAGAAGCGTGTGAGCCAGTAGACTTATGAGTACCGTGGCTTTAAGGTACCCTCGCACACCAAAGAGGTACTCAAGAAACAATCGAGAAACACAAGTGATTGTCCTTTATGTCTTCaaacttttattttcaaaatcatgtgTTTTGCCAATAAGTATGTAAAGAAAACAGCGATCACCTTCTTAAAACAAGGGAATAAAAGTGTTTCTACCACTGTATGCCATACGCTAGCCATGAAATGTGTTCAGGTTTCTCGAGCATGTGACCAGTGGTGTTCATATAGTTCCACTTTAAGACACCAAACCAGTGTGAAGTTCTGAAGGAGAATACTGCTGTCATGCCCCTTTATTTACATTCAGcgtgcagtgaaaccagcttcAGAGGCATCACAGCACAATTTCAAGTGAGCTTCATTAATTAACAGGCAAATATTTAGGGACATTTGAAGCTTATTCTGTGGTAGAATTGTAATTCTATGTTAAAATTCCATCAGATGAAGACAActtagtagacaggatgtgatgcAAACATTGAATTCTACTAAAACACTTTCCGCTCAACGAAtacaaaataatgtctgtatttcctccGTGATCATTGCACActagtcatacactcagcacatTATTAGTGACTTTTCAGCTGCTCTGTAATCAGATTCCACCCAACACTGCTGATAAATAAACTATACGTCAGCTACATAACTACTACTAACTAGTGCTTTTAGACTAATTCTGCAAATAAATCTTCAGATTACGAAACTCTAAACTACCAGAGAGGTATAAAGATTCTTTCATATGAATGTTGTGTTATCAAGCTGACACAGGTAAAGTCAGATCACTGCAGGATAAATTAAACTTGTGTTGTAGACCTGTGCTAAGAATGAAAGAGAAAGGAGTAatgtttttttcatgcatttatctgtaaacatttattataaaatgcaaaaatgtaattccCAGTCACGATCTAGTATTAACTACAGAATGTAACAGAACATAGCTTTTCTTCCCAAACAGGGAAACACAGTATTTTCAACCCTGAACATCTTGCATTAACATCATAACTGCACAATACTCAGATTACATTGATTAAATCTGTGACTGAGACTGTTCTGGTCCAGGGTTACTCTCCACCAGACTCTGAATTCTGGCCAGTATGATTTCATTGGCGCAGCTGCAGTCTCCAGTCCCGTAGGGGGCGCTGATGGTCAACACATTCGCCACAAGAAGAACCTCCCCGTCTTCAGTCACCGGGACTCTGTTTTTCTCCAGCCACAGACGCAGATTCTGCCGCCGTGATTTGAGCTGCTCTGAGCTGAGATCCTGAGTTCTGTCTGGCAGGAACACACTCTTCAGTCGTCTTT
This DNA window, taken from Myxocyprinus asiaticus isolate MX2 ecotype Aquarium Trade chromosome 37, UBuf_Myxa_2, whole genome shotgun sequence, encodes the following:
- the gemin6 gene encoding gem-associated protein 6; translation: MVQWSEMSPQQWQEFVNQEVCVTAHEQQQFEGFVFTVDPVSASVVLMSLQEKERPSVRVILGHAVRDVQILRRGTEETERRLKSVFLPDRTQDLSSEQLKSRRQNLRLWLEKNRVPVTEDGEVLLVANVLTISAPYGTGDCSCANEIILARIQSLVESNPGPEQSQSQI